The nucleotide sequence ATTCGCTCTGCGTATGCCGCCGAGCAGGCAGGATCCCATGTTTCCTGTTCCGAGTATCATGATGCGGTGGTTATTGAGCATTTTGCACCTTCCGGTCGGTGATGCCGGGCTTATCCGACGTAAATGGCGGACACGATGCGGTCCAGGCCGTTGTAGTCCTTCACGATCTCCACGTTTCCATAGGCGCGGCGATCCGTCACCAAGCGAGTCACCGCGGCGGACTGCCCCGCGCCGATCTCCAGGGCGAGCATCCCGCCTTCATTCAGGTACTTCGGGGCCTGATCGATAAGCGCGCGATGACATTCCAGCCCGTCTTCTCCGCCGTGGAGCGCCAACCGGGGTTCGTACCCTCGCACCTCCTCCGGCAGGCCGTCCATTTCCCGGGAAGTGACGTAGGGCGGGTTGGCCACGATCAGGTCCAGGGCGTGCGGCGCAAGCGTATCGAGAGGCGCCAGCAGCGATCCCTGCATAAAGGTGATCCGGCTGTGACGGTCCTCCAGCAGGTTTTCGGCATTCCTGCGGGCGACCTCCAGGGCCCTCGGGGAAACATCTGTAGCGTCCCCCTGCGCGAACGGGCACTCCAGGGCGAGCGTGACCGCCAGTACCCCCGAGCCCGTGCCGATGTCCGCAAAGCGCACGGCCGGACTCCCGGTCCGCTCACGGTGCAACCCATCCAGGTAGGGGCGCACGTGGTCGACGAGTCCTTCGGTCTCGGGCCGGGGTATCAGCACGGCGGGCGAAACCTCGAACCCGCGACCGTAGAATTCCGTACGGCCCGTGATATACTGGACCGGTTCCCCGCGCATTCTCCGGCCGACCAGCGCCGAAAACCGCGAAGATTCCAGCGGATCGAGCCGTCGGTCGTGATCCAGGTACAGATCGAGGCGGCTCGTTGCGCATACTTCGCCGAGCAGCAGTTCCGATTCGACACGGCCGCTGTGCTTCACCGGGCCACGGTGCTCCACCGGGAAGCCGTGATCCACCTGGCCGTCGTGATCAGCCGGGTTGACCTGAACAGCCGGGCCGTTGTGATCCGGCCGGCCGTCCAGTTTCCGGGCCGCCCAGTCAACCGCCTGGAGCACGGTCGTTGCGGTGGGACAGTCGAATTCGTTCATGGATCGCATCCGGTGGCCTGGGTGCCCTGGGTGGCCTGGGTGCCCTGGGTGCCCTGGGTGCCCTGGGTGCCCTGGGTAGCCTGCGTCATTCAGACGTCAACTGGGCCATTTTCTCCGCCCGGTCCGCCTCCGCCAGGGACTCCACGATCTCGTCGATGTCCCCTTCGAGGACCTGGTCGATCTTGTACAGCGTCAGACCGATGCGATGGTCCGTGACTCTTCCCTGCGGGAAGTTGTAGGTCCGGATCTTCTCGCTTCGGTCTCCCGACCTCACCTGGGACCTGCGGCTGC is from Gemmatimonadota bacterium and encodes:
- the prmC gene encoding peptide chain release factor N(5)-glutamine methyltransferase gives rise to the protein MNEFDCPTATTVLQAVDWAARKLDGRPDHNGPAVQVNPADHDGQVDHGFPVEHRGPVKHSGRVESELLLGEVCATSRLDLYLDHDRRLDPLESSRFSALVGRRMRGEPVQYITGRTEFYGRGFEVSPAVLIPRPETEGLVDHVRPYLDGLHRERTGSPAVRFADIGTGSGVLAVTLALECPFAQGDATDVSPRALEVARRNAENLLEDRHSRITFMQGSLLAPLDTLAPHALDLIVANPPYVTSREMDGLPEEVRGYEPRLALHGGEDGLECHRALIDQAPKYLNEGGMLALEIGAGQSAAVTRLVTDRRAYGNVEIVKDYNGLDRIVSAIYVG